One genomic window of Cricetulus griseus strain 17A/GY chromosome 3, alternate assembly CriGri-PICRH-1.0, whole genome shotgun sequence includes the following:
- the LOC100764473 gene encoding putative olfactory receptor 2W6, whose product MEKSNDSSEYGFILVGFSDRPRLEMVLFIVNFTLYSVAVLGNTTIILVCILDPRLHTPMYFFLANLSFLDLCFSTSCIPQMLVNLWGPDKTISYAGCVVQLFSFLSVGGIECILLAVMAFDRYAAVCKPLHYMVIMHPQLCVRLVALAWGSGLINAIVMSPLTMTLSRCGRRKVNHFLCEMPALIKMACVDARAVEMLAFTFAILIVLLPLTLILVSYGYIAAAVLKIKSAAGRWKAFNTCSSHITVVSLFYGSIIYMYMQPGNSSSQDQGKFLTLFYNLVTPMLNPLIYTLRNKEVKGALKKVCGRH is encoded by the coding sequence ATGGAGAAGTCGAATGACAGCTCTGAGTACGGTTTCATATTAGTGGGCTTCTCTGACCGCCCTCGTCTGGAGATGGTGCTCTTCATCGTAAATTTTACTCTGTATTCCGTGGCTGTGCTGGGAAACACAACCATAATCCTTGTGTGTATATTGGACCCCCGGCTTCACACCCCAATGTACTTCTTTCTGGCAAATCTTTCATTTCTGGATCTCTGCTTTAGTACCAGCTGCATCCCGCAGATGCTGGTAAACCTCTGGGGACCAGATAAGACCATCAGCTATGCTGGCTGCGTGGTCCAGCTTTTCTCCTTCCTATCAGTTGGGGGTATAGAATGCATCCTTTTGGCTGTTATGGCATTCGACCGCTATGCTGCTGTTTGCAAACCTTTGCATTACATGGTCATTATGCACCCACAGCTGTGTGTGAGACTGGTAGCCCTGGCCTGGGGGAGTGGGCTTATCAATGCCATTGTCATGTCACCACTAACAATGACCCTGTCCAGATGTGGGCGCCGCAAAGTTAATCATTTCCTTTGTGAAATGCCAGCTCTGATCAAGATGGCCTGTGTGGATGCTCGTGCGGTGGAAATGCTGGCTTTCACCTTCGCCATCCTTATTGTCCTGCTGCCCCTCACACTGATTCTTGTCTCCTACGGCTACATTGCTGCGGCTGTGCTGAAGATCAAGTCGGCTGCTGGAAGATGGAAAGCTTTCAACACCTGTAGCTCCCACATCACTGTGGTCTCCCTGTTCTACGGAAGCATCATCTATATGTATATGCAGCCCGGAAATAGCTCTTCCCAGGACCAAGGAAAATTTCTCACTCTCTTCTACAACTTAGTGACTCCTATGCTGAATCCTCTCATCTATACCTTAAGGAACAAAGAAGTGAAAGGGGCACTGAAGAAGGTTTGTGGGAGACACTGA